One region of Halomonas huangheensis genomic DNA includes:
- a CDS encoding HpcH/HpaI aldolase/citrate lyase family protein → MASPTNASATRMSPISASRSWLFTAGHDHARIEAALAAGPDVLVVDLEEFTPASHRQQTCAEFAEIKACCERQHCLAAVRINQLDNGGEQELAWLMPAGPAVVFLPQVESVEHIERLDRLLTEHELRLGLPVGSTLLIPTLESRTGLNHAAEILLASGRLQAALLGSGDLAADLGLERANRASGLVAWRSRFLNTCQRANCVAIDGPWPEAEGFVEDQDWARRQGFHARCVVDPRQIAPLHHALGHNSQDTTNKENTP, encoded by the coding sequence ATGGCATCGCCCACAAATGCTTCAGCCACTCGCATGTCACCGATCAGTGCCTCACGCAGTTGGTTGTTCACTGCAGGGCATGATCACGCCCGGATCGAGGCGGCGCTGGCTGCTGGCCCCGACGTGCTGGTGGTGGATCTGGAGGAGTTCACGCCCGCCAGCCATCGCCAGCAGACGTGTGCTGAGTTTGCCGAAATCAAGGCGTGTTGCGAGCGCCAGCATTGCCTGGCAGCCGTGCGCATCAATCAGTTGGATAACGGCGGCGAGCAGGAGTTGGCATGGCTGATGCCGGCTGGTCCGGCAGTGGTGTTCCTGCCTCAGGTGGAATCGGTGGAGCACATCGAGAGGCTCGATAGGCTGCTGACCGAACACGAACTGCGCCTGGGGTTACCTGTCGGCAGCACATTACTGATTCCTACCCTTGAAAGCCGCACTGGACTGAATCACGCAGCGGAAATCCTTCTGGCTTCCGGGCGTCTGCAGGCGGCGTTGCTGGGCAGCGGTGACCTGGCGGCCGACCTGGGGCTCGAGCGAGCCAATCGCGCATCGGGGCTGGTTGCCTGGCGAAGCCGGTTTCTGAATACCTGCCAGCGTGCCAACTGTGTGGCGATCGATGGTCCCTGGCCTGAAGCCGAGGGCTTTGTCGAGGATCAGGATTGGGCTCGACGCCAGGGCTTCCATGCGCGCTGTGTTGTCGATCCCCGCCAGATTGCGCCACTGCATCATGCCCTCGGACATAACTCTCAAGACACCACCAATAAAGAGAACACTCCATGA
- a CDS encoding TRAP transporter large permease: protein MTIGALTLVGVFALAILVDIPIAFGLILAVLAYLLAFGAAPMMVAAQQFATGMESFTLLAIPLFVLAAQLMNHAGLTQRLVRLCMAMVGDIRGGLAVVAVLACMMFGALSGSGVADVIAIGSMLLPAMERSGYHKGFSSALVGTASSVGTVIPPSIVMIVYGTTSNTSVGKLFMGGVIPGILLTLALAGVAILVSRRHGWAGGQRAEPGERRKAFIGALPALLVPVLIIGGIRFGVFTPTEAAASAIVYALVVGLVVYRSLTWKSIIDSVIATAETSGAILVIIGAAGMFAWGLTYEQVPQAIATLIGDFTDSRFGVLLLLMAILLVLGSFMESIAIIIIVTPIVLPLLSQYGIDPVHFGVLLTINLAIGANTPPLGVDLMAACRIAGISVMYSLRHLMLMLAAMIAVLLLVAFVPEIVLFLPNLMEG from the coding sequence ATGACTATAGGTGCCCTGACACTGGTCGGTGTCTTCGCGCTGGCGATTCTGGTGGATATTCCCATCGCCTTCGGCCTGATACTGGCGGTACTGGCCTATCTACTGGCGTTTGGCGCGGCACCGATGATGGTTGCCGCTCAGCAGTTCGCCACCGGTATGGAAAGCTTCACGCTGCTGGCTATCCCGCTGTTCGTGTTGGCCGCACAACTGATGAACCACGCTGGCCTTACCCAGCGCCTGGTGCGCCTGTGCATGGCGATGGTCGGCGATATTCGCGGTGGGCTCGCGGTGGTCGCGGTGCTGGCCTGCATGATGTTCGGCGCACTGTCCGGCTCCGGGGTTGCAGACGTGATTGCGATTGGCAGCATGCTGTTGCCGGCGATGGAGCGCAGTGGTTATCACAAGGGCTTCAGCAGTGCGCTGGTCGGCACTGCGAGTTCGGTCGGTACGGTGATCCCACCCAGCATCGTGATGATCGTCTACGGCACCACTTCCAACACCTCAGTCGGCAAGCTGTTCATGGGTGGGGTGATCCCCGGCATTCTGCTGACCCTGGCGCTGGCCGGAGTGGCGATCCTGGTATCGCGGCGTCATGGCTGGGCGGGTGGCCAGCGTGCCGAGCCTGGCGAGCGCCGCAAGGCCTTTATCGGCGCGTTGCCGGCGCTGTTGGTGCCGGTACTGATCATCGGCGGTATTCGCTTCGGGGTGTTCACACCGACGGAAGCGGCTGCTTCGGCGATCGTCTATGCGCTGGTGGTGGGGCTGGTGGTCTACCGTAGCCTCACCTGGAAGTCGATCATCGACAGTGTGATCGCCACCGCAGAGACCTCGGGAGCGATTCTGGTGATCATCGGTGCTGCGGGCATGTTTGCCTGGGGGCTGACCTATGAACAGGTGCCCCAGGCGATAGCCACGCTGATCGGCGACTTCACCGATAGCCGTTTCGGCGTGCTGTTGCTGCTGATGGCGATCCTGCTGGTGCTCGGCTCGTTCATGGAAAGCATCGCCATCATCATCATTGTGACGCCCATTGTGCTGCCGCTGTTGTCGCAATACGGCATCGATCCGGTGCATTTCGGTGTGTTACTGACCATCAATCTGGCGATCGGCGCCAACACACCACCACTGGGCGTGGATCTGATGGCGGCCTGCCGCATCGCCGGAATCAGCGTGATGTACTCGCTGCGCCACCTGATGTTGATGCTGGCGGCGATGATCGCGGTGCTGCTGCTGGTGGCCTTCGTGCCTGAAATCGTGTTGTTCCTGCCGAATCTGATGGAGGGCTGA
- a CDS encoding TRAP transporter small permease, whose protein sequence is MITSLRRLCHAVAQLCLAVAGFGAALLAILVSYTVFMRWVVGAPPHWAEELPQLVLVWMSLLAAVACTYRRSHLSAGLMPMIVSSVSAQRLITRVMDVLLLAMFLLLAKAGWDLAWLTMSQTTTALQIPAGVTYMAVPVGCIGMALMQVELLLAQEKRS, encoded by the coding sequence ATGATCACTTCCCTGAGACGTTTGTGTCACGCCGTTGCTCAGCTGTGTCTCGCTGTGGCTGGGTTCGGTGCGGCACTACTGGCGATATTGGTCAGCTATACGGTGTTCATGCGCTGGGTGGTCGGTGCGCCGCCCCACTGGGCCGAGGAGCTTCCCCAACTGGTGCTGGTGTGGATGTCGCTGCTGGCAGCGGTGGCTTGTACCTACCGGCGCAGCCACCTCAGTGCCGGGTTGATGCCGATGATTGTCAGCTCGGTGTCGGCACAGCGGCTGATCACTCGGGTCATGGATGTGCTGTTGCTGGCGATGTTCCTGCTGCTGGCCAAGGCAGGTTGGGATCTGGCCTGGTTGACCATGTCGCAGACCACCACCGCCCTGCAGATACCGGCAGGAGTGACCTATATGGCGGTACCGGTCGGATGTATCGGCATGGCACTGATGCAGGTTGAACTGCTGTTGGCGCAGGAGAAGCGTTCATGA
- a CDS encoding DctP family TRAP transporter solute-binding subunit, protein MKIRALSLAMFGVLGCASASVQAMDIKLGHVLAPTHSWHIAAEGFAEEVSDATQGRVNFQLFPSGQLGNEKTMVEGMQIGSVPAGLIGCSSFDPLDARFGIVELPYSWDSREQAYAAYDGELGAALEDLAEQYNMKILGWWELGFRHVTNNKGPITTPEDLAGLKIRVTPNRMRLDTFTALGASPAPLAFGELYSALQQGVFDAQENPLSIIDSSSFYEVQDYVSLTGHVWVPACLTMSQHVWQRISEEDQQAVQQAAEHWANEQRAMAQQDDERLAAELESHGMQINEVDLPAFRDAVQGVWADYEEVFGTELMDLVRQYQQAP, encoded by the coding sequence ATGAAGATCAGAGCTCTCTCGTTGGCCATGTTTGGCGTGCTTGGTTGTGCATCGGCTTCTGTACAGGCAATGGATATCAAACTCGGCCATGTGCTGGCACCGACTCACAGTTGGCATATCGCTGCAGAAGGCTTCGCTGAAGAAGTCAGTGATGCCACGCAAGGACGCGTCAATTTCCAACTGTTTCCCAGCGGGCAGTTGGGCAATGAAAAGACCATGGTCGAGGGTATGCAGATCGGTAGCGTTCCGGCGGGGCTGATTGGTTGTAGTTCCTTTGATCCGCTCGATGCCCGTTTCGGTATTGTCGAGCTACCGTATTCCTGGGATTCCCGCGAGCAGGCCTATGCCGCCTACGATGGTGAGTTGGGTGCAGCGCTGGAAGACCTTGCCGAGCAATACAACATGAAGATTCTCGGTTGGTGGGAGTTGGGCTTTCGTCACGTCACCAACAACAAGGGACCGATCACCACGCCTGAGGACCTGGCGGGCCTGAAGATTCGTGTCACGCCGAACCGTATGCGTCTGGATACCTTTACCGCCCTGGGTGCCAGTCCCGCGCCGCTGGCCTTTGGCGAGTTGTATTCGGCATTGCAGCAGGGAGTCTTCGATGCCCAGGAGAATCCGCTGTCGATCATCGATTCCTCGTCGTTCTACGAGGTTCAGGACTATGTCTCGCTGACTGGGCACGTCTGGGTTCCGGCCTGCCTCACCATGTCTCAACATGTCTGGCAGCGGATTTCCGAGGAAGATCAACAGGCAGTTCAACAGGCGGCAGAGCATTGGGCGAACGAGCAACGCGCCATGGCGCAGCAGGATGATGAGCGCTTGGCTGCAGAGCTTGAGTCACACGGCATGCAGATCAATGAGGTTGATCTCCCGGCCTTCCGGGACGCGGTTCAGGGCGTGTGGGCGGACTATGAAGAAGTGTTCGGCACCGAGCTGATGGATCTGGTCAGGCAGTATCAGCAGGCACCGTAA
- the fhuE gene encoding ferric-rhodotorulic acid/ferric-coprogen receptor FhuE produces MEPSSPCRTLCWSSKHTAIDSATHPPSLPKTISLTTLASLVLLGSGAALAQPTTSDSPGNTGSASGTDSTTSNSQLDTMTVTATNLYENVGYTRRSTSAGTRLELSPREVPQSISTITQQRIQDQNLETIEDVLANTTGISTRSIDSNRIDFYARGFRINSYQYDGIPTLNTDNRWYFGEGALNTAIYDRVEVVRGANGLMTGAGNPGASVNFIRKHADSQQLTGSLSGSVGSWDQQRAVADVSTPLTESGNVRARFIGGYDESDGELDRYNERTAFGYLVIDADITDDTTLSVGYDVQNTHANSPTWGGLPLWYSDGSETDYPRSFSSAPDWSYQDFESEKVFVDLSHRFANGWELRGAATHAKTDLDARLMYASGFPDRNTGLGVTNFTGWNRGKRQLDSLDLYTRGPFELAGREHELVAGISYSNQSNDYDNSFAPAFAAGDFNHWDGSTPDPDWSEWTPLEGTKVLQRAMYGATRLSLADPLTLILGARYTEWDGDSWSSSGGSRSQSQESITPYAGLIYDINDQWSAFLSYTEIFQPQDNRDADGDFLDPVVGRNYETGLKADWFDGLLTASVSVFRIEQDNVAQADPLSEGSIETTYHAAEGVVSEGIDFELNGAVTDNLDLTLGASHYTAIDSDGPYNTDQPRTKVDLFGRYRVPHWQQLVVGGGLSWQSHTYTNDAAGPQGTTTFSQGSYTLADLFGRYQFTPQVALQVNIKNLFDEKYYSYLDGYGVYGDPRSATATLSYAF; encoded by the coding sequence GTGGAACCGTCGTCACCGTGCCGTACTTTGTGCTGGAGCAGTAAACACACAGCTATCGATTCGGCGACGCATCCACCCTCTCTACCGAAAACAATATCGCTGACCACCCTGGCATCTCTGGTCCTGCTGGGGTCCGGTGCAGCCCTGGCCCAGCCAACCACCTCAGACAGCCCTGGCAACACAGGATCCGCTAGCGGTACGGACTCCACCACCAGCAATAGTCAGCTCGACACCATGACGGTGACGGCCACCAATCTCTACGAGAATGTCGGTTATACCCGACGCAGCACCAGCGCCGGTACGCGCCTCGAGCTCAGCCCGCGCGAGGTTCCGCAGTCGATCAGCACCATTACCCAGCAGCGCATTCAGGATCAGAACCTCGAGACCATCGAGGATGTGCTGGCCAACACCACCGGCATTTCCACGCGCTCGATCGACAGCAACCGCATCGACTTCTATGCCCGCGGCTTCCGCATCAACAGCTACCAGTACGATGGCATCCCCACGCTGAACACCGACAATCGCTGGTATTTCGGTGAAGGAGCCCTCAATACGGCCATCTATGACCGGGTCGAAGTCGTACGCGGTGCCAATGGCCTGATGACCGGAGCCGGCAACCCCGGCGCCTCGGTCAATTTCATCCGCAAACACGCCGACAGCCAGCAGCTCACCGGCTCACTGTCCGGCTCCGTTGGCAGTTGGGATCAGCAGCGTGCCGTTGCCGATGTCAGCACTCCACTGACCGAATCCGGCAATGTCCGCGCTCGCTTCATCGGCGGCTACGATGAAAGCGATGGCGAGCTCGATCGCTACAATGAACGCACGGCATTCGGCTATCTGGTGATCGATGCCGACATCACCGACGACACCACGCTATCGGTCGGGTATGACGTCCAGAACACCCACGCCAACTCGCCCACCTGGGGCGGTCTGCCGCTGTGGTACAGCGATGGCAGCGAGACAGACTATCCGCGCTCGTTCAGCAGCGCTCCGGACTGGTCCTACCAGGATTTTGAATCCGAGAAGGTCTTTGTCGACCTCAGCCACCGCTTCGCCAACGGTTGGGAACTGCGTGGCGCGGCGACTCACGCCAAAACGGATCTCGACGCCAGATTGATGTACGCCAGTGGCTTCCCCGACCGTAATACCGGACTGGGCGTGACCAACTTCACCGGCTGGAATCGCGGCAAGCGCCAGTTGGACTCGCTGGACCTCTACACTCGTGGACCGTTCGAGCTGGCCGGACGCGAACACGAGCTGGTGGCCGGTATCAGCTACAGCAACCAATCCAACGACTACGACAACTCCTTCGCACCAGCCTTTGCTGCAGGCGACTTCAACCACTGGGATGGCTCGACGCCCGACCCCGATTGGAGTGAATGGACGCCGCTGGAAGGCACCAAGGTCCTCCAGCGCGCAATGTACGGCGCCACTCGTTTGTCACTGGCCGACCCGCTGACCCTGATCCTCGGCGCACGCTACACCGAATGGGATGGCGACAGCTGGTCCAGCAGCGGCGGCTCACGCTCCCAGAGCCAGGAGTCGATCACGCCCTACGCCGGGCTGATCTACGACATCAATGACCAGTGGTCGGCCTTCCTCAGCTATACCGAGATCTTCCAGCCTCAGGATAATCGCGATGCCGATGGCGACTTCCTCGATCCGGTGGTCGGCAGAAACTACGAAACCGGGCTGAAGGCGGACTGGTTCGATGGACTGTTGACCGCTTCCGTGTCGGTGTTCCGCATCGAGCAGGACAATGTTGCCCAGGCCGATCCCTTGAGCGAGGGCTCGATAGAGACGACCTACCACGCGGCAGAAGGTGTGGTCAGCGAAGGGATCGATTTCGAGCTCAATGGCGCCGTCACCGACAACCTCGACCTGACGCTGGGAGCCTCGCACTACACAGCCATCGATAGCGACGGCCCATACAACACCGATCAACCACGCACCAAGGTCGACCTGTTCGGACGTTATCGCGTCCCGCATTGGCAGCAACTGGTCGTGGGTGGCGGCCTGAGTTGGCAGAGCCATACCTATACGAATGATGCCGCCGGCCCCCAGGGCACGACCACCTTCAGCCAGGGCAGCTATACACTGGCCGACCTCTTCGGTCGCTACCAGTTCACGCCACAGGTAGCGCTGCAGGTGAACATCAAGAACCTGTTCGATGAGAAGTACTACAGCTATCTCGACGGCTATGGCGTCTACGGCGACCCCCGTAGTGCTACCGCGACACTGAGCTATGCGTTCTGA
- a CDS encoding PQQ-binding-like beta-propeller repeat protein, whose product MTPSTANVIHEYSLADVDSVNGVTHDGQCVWVATGERLIAIDPNTGKPLRSLDVTCDAGTAFDGHHLFQLSGDKIHKVDPQNARIIATIPAPNDGLNSGMAWGEGSLWVGQYKERRIHQLDPETGEILRTIRSDRFVTGVTWCNGELWHGTWENDQSDIRRIDPQTGQVLECLEMPTGKEVSGLESDGNGQFFCGGGDVGMLRVVRRPQ is encoded by the coding sequence ATGACCCCATCGACTGCCAACGTTATCCACGAGTATTCCCTGGCAGATGTCGACAGCGTGAACGGCGTCACCCATGACGGCCAATGCGTCTGGGTGGCAACCGGAGAGCGACTGATCGCCATCGACCCCAACACCGGCAAACCACTGCGCTCGCTTGATGTGACCTGTGACGCCGGAACCGCCTTCGATGGCCACCACCTGTTCCAGCTTTCAGGCGACAAGATCCACAAGGTGGACCCTCAGAACGCCCGCATAATTGCCACCATCCCCGCTCCCAACGACGGCTTGAACTCAGGGATGGCATGGGGCGAGGGCTCACTGTGGGTGGGGCAGTACAAGGAACGGAGAATCCATCAACTCGACCCCGAGACGGGCGAGATCCTGCGTACGATCAGGAGTGATCGATTTGTCACCGGCGTCACCTGGTGCAATGGCGAGCTATGGCATGGCACCTGGGAAAATGACCAGAGTGACATAAGGCGAATCGACCCACAGACCGGCCAGGTACTTGAGTGCCTCGAGATGCCGACCGGCAAGGAGGTCTCAGGACTTGAAAGTGACGGCAACGGTCAGTTCTTCTGCGGTGGTGGAGACGTCGGCATGCTGAGAGTCGTGCGCCGTCCCCAATGA
- a CDS encoding NfeD family protein, with protein sequence MSAPGLRSLSWVLSLLSLLLALALTMLASAQEEPAGDNPRQALMLSIDGSIGPATSDYFQRGIEIAEERAELLILQLDTPGGLDASMRDMIQAMLSAEVPVVIYVAPAGARAASAGTYLLYASHVAAMAPATHLGSATPVQLGGLPGIGGEEPQQGEQDDDRSTSDGTGTNEQDSTTEDSATENGGENAGNNENGEQRGAQKRRGETAMERKTLEDAVATIRSLAQRHDRNADWAERAVREAVNLTADEALERNVIEVLATDIDDLLTQLDGRTVIMADGQRQLDTSGLIVERLDPDWRTELLSVITNPNVAYLLMIIGIYGLIFELINPGAMVPGVIGAICLLLALYAFQGLPVSYAGLALVLLGLALIIGEALMPSFGILGFGGIAAFVFGSVILMDDRQMSVSLPLIGGIALVASGVMLWIVLRFMTLRRRRVRTGQEEMIGAEAIALDDFTGNGHVRLHGERWNAHASIPVHQGQRLTVVAVDGLTVEVKPADSPATS encoded by the coding sequence ATGTCGGCACCTGGGCTTCGATCCTTGAGCTGGGTGTTATCGCTGCTGAGCCTGCTATTGGCCCTGGCACTTACCATGCTGGCATCGGCGCAGGAGGAGCCCGCCGGAGATAACCCACGCCAGGCACTGATGTTGTCGATCGACGGCAGCATTGGCCCCGCCACCAGCGATTATTTTCAGCGCGGGATCGAAATCGCCGAAGAGCGCGCTGAGCTGCTGATTCTGCAACTCGATACCCCCGGAGGGTTGGATGCCTCCATGCGCGACATGATCCAGGCGATGCTCTCGGCTGAAGTACCGGTGGTGATCTATGTCGCCCCCGCCGGAGCGAGGGCCGCCAGTGCCGGCACTTATCTACTGTATGCCAGTCATGTGGCAGCGATGGCGCCAGCCACGCATCTCGGTTCAGCAACACCGGTGCAACTCGGTGGGTTGCCGGGGATCGGTGGCGAAGAGCCGCAACAAGGTGAACAGGACGATGATCGCTCGACGAGCGATGGCACCGGCACCAATGAACAGGACAGCACCACTGAGGACAGCGCCACCGAGAACGGCGGTGAGAATGCTGGCAACAACGAAAACGGCGAGCAGCGCGGAGCGCAAAAACGTCGTGGTGAGACGGCCATGGAGCGCAAGACGCTTGAAGACGCCGTCGCGACGATTCGTAGCCTCGCCCAACGCCATGATCGCAACGCCGACTGGGCCGAACGCGCGGTACGTGAAGCCGTCAATCTAACTGCTGATGAGGCACTGGAACGCAACGTCATCGAAGTGCTGGCAACGGATATCGACGACCTGCTGACACAGCTCGATGGCCGAACAGTGATCATGGCCGATGGCCAGCGCCAACTGGACACCAGCGGACTGATCGTCGAACGCCTCGATCCGGACTGGCGCACCGAGCTGTTGTCCGTCATCACCAATCCCAATGTGGCCTACCTGCTGATGATCATCGGCATCTACGGTCTGATCTTCGAACTGATCAATCCCGGCGCGATGGTGCCCGGTGTGATCGGTGCCATCTGCCTACTACTGGCGCTGTATGCCTTTCAGGGCCTACCGGTCAGTTATGCCGGTCTGGCCCTGGTTCTGCTCGGTCTGGCGCTGATCATCGGCGAAGCGCTGATGCCAAGCTTCGGCATTCTCGGCTTCGGCGGTATTGCCGCCTTCGTCTTCGGTTCGGTAATTCTGATGGATGATCGCCAAATGTCCGTATCACTCCCACTGATCGGTGGCATAGCGCTGGTGGCCTCTGGCGTCATGCTGTGGATAGTCCTGCGCTTCATGACACTGCGTCGGCGACGCGTGCGCACCGGCCAGGAAGAAATGATCGGCGCTGAAGCCATAGCGCTGGATGATTTCACCGGCAATGGCCATGTGCGTTTGCATGGCGAACGCTGGAATGCACACGCATCGATACCCGTGCACCAGGGGCAGCGGCTCACGGTAGTTGCCGTCGACGGGCTTACTGTCGAGGTGAAACCCGCCGACTCCCCAGCAACGAGCTGA
- a CDS encoding slipin family protein has protein sequence MLISYLVPVVLILLLIAASIRILPEYKRGVVFFLGRFQAVKGPGLIIIIPLVQKMQVVDLRVITMDVPEQDVISRDNVTVRVNAVLYFRVVDAEKAIIQVEHFVTATSQLAQTTLRSVLGKHDLDEMLSERDKLNDDIQEIIDSSAESWGIKVANVEIKHVDLDESMIRAIARQAEAERERRAKVIHAEGELQASKKLVEAANVMSENSAALQLRYLQTMSDMSNKNASTIVFPLPMDIMEAFKTMSRGVPGKPTPPPARSTQDDSDTEQN, from the coding sequence ATGTTGATTTCCTATCTCGTTCCGGTGGTGCTGATACTGCTGTTGATTGCGGCATCGATCCGTATCCTGCCGGAGTACAAGCGTGGCGTAGTGTTCTTTCTCGGCCGTTTCCAGGCCGTCAAGGGACCCGGGCTGATCATCATCATTCCGCTGGTTCAGAAAATGCAGGTGGTGGATCTGCGCGTCATCACCATGGACGTCCCCGAGCAGGACGTGATTTCCAGGGATAACGTCACGGTGCGCGTCAACGCGGTGCTGTATTTTCGGGTAGTCGATGCAGAGAAGGCGATTATTCAGGTTGAGCATTTTGTCACCGCGACCAGCCAGTTGGCGCAGACGACACTACGTTCAGTGCTGGGTAAGCATGACCTCGACGAAATGCTCTCCGAGCGCGACAAGCTCAACGACGATATTCAGGAGATCATTGATAGTTCAGCAGAGTCCTGGGGGATCAAGGTCGCCAACGTCGAGATCAAGCATGTTGATCTCGATGAGAGCATGATTCGCGCCATCGCCCGCCAGGCCGAAGCCGAACGTGAACGGCGCGCCAAGGTGATTCATGCCGAGGGTGAGTTGCAGGCCTCGAAGAAGCTGGTCGAAGCAGCCAATGTAATGTCCGAGAACTCAGCGGCACTGCAGTTGCGCTATCTGCAGACCATGAGTGATATGAGCAACAAGAACGCCTCAACCATCGTTTTCCCGCTGCCCATGGACATCATGGAGGCGTTCAAGACCATGAGCCGAGGCGTGCCCGGAAAGCCCACTCCGCCACCAGCGCGTAGCACGCAGGATGACAGCGACACCGAGCAGAACTAG
- a CDS encoding HlyD family secretion protein → MTSPSSQAASRRLPSTLRLVLMTLLVLACLVWAGLAIHHRLTHVSAQDARVMADQVTVSSRLSGWVTDFSIIEGENLAKDDVVAQLYSQPDERELETLQAGVAAMQAQVDYQNSRLELAQAQLDGGVNITHQQLEASRAAMDAANARLEQARKDYERSNSLLANHSVSQQQRDEDYYVLQSAEAEFHQATQEVAVSQAQADNAQVGFIGGSQMPLPNPDVIRAELAVASQELAQARSRLAQQQLRLDDLQVPSPISGVVDKTLIDEGEYISAGQPILMMHDPDGLWVEANIKETDVGELRLGQTVDITVDAFPDGDFHGHVAVIGRAATSQFALLPDPNPSGNFTKITQRIPVRIELDDGPIDLIGPGMMVEVDIDATADGPRHG, encoded by the coding sequence ATGACATCGCCATCTTCGCAAGCCGCTTCCCGTCGCCTGCCCAGTACTCTCCGGTTGGTGCTGATGACACTGTTGGTTCTGGCCTGCCTGGTCTGGGCCGGACTGGCGATCCATCATCGCCTGACCCATGTCAGCGCTCAGGATGCCCGGGTGATGGCCGATCAGGTGACGGTCAGCAGCCGCCTCTCGGGTTGGGTAACCGACTTCTCGATCATCGAGGGCGAGAACCTGGCCAAGGATGACGTCGTGGCACAACTCTACAGCCAGCCGGACGAGCGTGAGCTCGAGACGCTACAGGCGGGTGTGGCTGCCATGCAGGCGCAGGTGGATTACCAGAATTCACGGCTGGAGCTGGCTCAGGCACAGCTAGACGGCGGTGTGAATATTACCCATCAGCAACTGGAAGCCAGCCGAGCGGCGATGGATGCTGCCAATGCGCGGCTGGAGCAGGCCCGCAAGGACTACGAGCGTTCCAACTCGTTGCTGGCCAACCATTCGGTCTCACAGCAGCAGCGTGACGAGGACTATTACGTGCTGCAATCTGCCGAGGCAGAGTTTCATCAAGCGACCCAGGAAGTAGCGGTCAGCCAGGCCCAGGCCGACAATGCCCAGGTCGGATTCATCGGCGGCTCGCAGATGCCTCTGCCCAATCCCGATGTGATCCGCGCCGAACTGGCAGTGGCAAGCCAGGAATTGGCCCAGGCCCGCTCGCGGTTAGCCCAGCAGCAGCTTCGTCTTGACGATCTGCAGGTGCCGAGCCCGATCAGCGGGGTGGTCGACAAGACGCTGATCGATGAGGGGGAATACATCAGCGCTGGCCAGCCGATTCTGATGATGCATGATCCCGATGGATTGTGGGTCGAGGCCAACATCAAGGAAACCGATGTTGGCGAATTACGCCTTGGGCAGACAGTGGACATCACCGTGGATGCCTTTCCTGATGGTGATTTCCATGGCCATGTCGCCGTCATCGGACGTGCCGCGACCAGCCAGTTCGCGCTGTTGCCTGACCCCAACCCCTCCGGCAACTTTACCAAGATCACCCAGCGTATCCCGGTACGCATCGAGCTGGACGATGGTCCGATCGATCTGATCGGCCCCGGCATGATGGTCGAGGTCGACATCGATGCCACCGCGGATGGTCCTCGCCACGGCTGA